A genome region from Setaria italica strain Yugu1 chromosome III, Setaria_italica_v2.0, whole genome shotgun sequence includes the following:
- the LOC111256682 gene encoding uncharacterized protein LOC111256682 has product MTGPKDDPETNSTKLDRILAQFSIINSCLDSHDRRIARTEKYQAGDATYEGAMEVPPDEARRNPGGGGGNGDGTDGHDGSFGGPYGGRAPRHHDGPERPRPPKLSFPKFDGESDPLPWLNQCNIFFRGHQTMEEEKVWMDSLHLQGTAAQWYFQMEREFGILSWARFAEFVNMRFGPPIRSNALGELKDLHRTGSVEEYERRFLALLCRYDNLMAQHQIDLFTSGLGQPLASDVELQRPSNLQMAMSLARAFELRSKEVARAISGTLRKGPHPHSVAAPSTPSSDPAMPNELPRPHFCRLSAEELAEKRASGQCYFCPEKFSKDHKCAGHGGVFRLAMGDKAGDVEINSDDIHISLHALHDIATDAMIRLHISIHGVQLTALVDYGFTHTFIHEDVARCLSLAITCRHGLRVKVANGKHLTNLGICASTLVCIQGEAFSVDGYVLALNGFDVVLGVTWLKTLGPITWSFNALTMAFQYQGCDLLWHGIGGGNVDLVALTATRDLMDALLLKYGSIFAEPRGLPPQLLQDHRIHLLPGSTPVAVCPYHYPQLLKDDIERQCEDMLGQGIIRASTSPFSSLVLLVCKHDGSWHFCMDYRELNALTVKDKFPISVVDELLDKLRGAKFFTKINLRNGYHQVRMHLDDIVKTVFRTHHGHFEFLVMPFGLTNASATFQALMNTVLKLFLCRFVLVFFDDILIYSSSWTEHLQHVEMVLQQLQEHNLFAKQSKCFFGETLVAYLGHIISAAGVSMDSAKVAAVEAWPRPCSLRALRGFLGLTDYYRKFIAGYGAVVGPLTMLLKGKAFRWSGATEDAFIALKQALTPAPVLHLPDFSKLFVVDCDASGAGFGAILHQGEGPVAFFSQAVAPITPSYQLMSVS; this is encoded by the coding sequence ATGACCGGCCCTAAGGACGATCCTGAGACCAACTCCACCAAGCTCGACCGCATCCTCGCGCAGTTCTCCATCATCAACTCCTGCCTCGACTCCCATGACCGTCGCATCGCCCGCACCGAGAAGTATCAAGCTGGTGATGCCACTTACGAAGGTGCCATGGAGGTTCCACCCGACGAAGCTCGCCGCAAtccgggtggcggcggtggcaacgGTGATGGCACCGACGGCCACGACGGCAGCTTCGGTGGCCCTTATGGCGGGCGGGCCCCTCGCCATCACGACGGCCCCGAGCGACCGCGCCCACCCAAGCTGTCGTTCCCCAAGTTCGACGGGGAATCAGACCCCTTGCCTTGGCTCAATCAGTGCAACATCTTCTTCCGCGGACATCAAACCATGGAGGAAGAGAAGGTGTGGATGGATTCCTTGCACCTTCAAGGCACGGCGGCCCAGTGGTACTTCCAGATGGAACGAGAATTCGGCATCCTCTCTTGGGCGCGATTCGCTGAGTTCGTCAACATGCGCTTCGGACCGCCCATCCGTTCCAACGCCTTGGGCGAACTCAAGGATCTTCATCGCACGGGCTCGGTGGAGGAGTACGAGCGGCGATTTCTGGCGCTCCTCTGCCGCTACGACAACCTGATGGCTCAGCACCAAATCGATCTTTTCACGTCTGGGTTGGGACAGCCATTGGCCTCTGATGTCGAGCTGCAGCGGCCGTCCAACCTCCAGATGGCCATGAGCCTTGCGCGCGCCTTTGAGCTGCGTTCAAAGGAGGTGGCGCGCGCTATCTCTGGGACTCTACGGAAAGGCCCTCATCCCCACTCCGTCGCTGCACCATCCACTCCTTCATCGGACCCAGCAATGCCAAATGAGCTGCCACGGCCACATTTTTGCCGCCTATCCGCCGAAGAGCTGGCGGAGAAGCGAGCCAGCGGCCAGTGCTACTTCTGCCCAGAGAAGTTCTCCAAGGACCACAAGTGCGCCGGCCACGGTGGCGTATTCCGCCTGGCCATGGGTGATAAGGCAGGAGACGTGGAGATCAACTCCGATGACATCCACATCTCCCTCCACGCTCTCCACGACATTGCCACGGATgccatgatccgcctccacatCTCTATCCATGGCGTTCAGCTCACTGCATTGGTGGATTATGGCTTCACACACACCTTCATCCATGAGGACGTTGCCCGATGCCTCAGTCTCGCCATCACATGCCGGCATGGACTGCGGGTTAAGGTGGCTAATGGCAAGCACTTGACCAATCTAGGCATCTGCGCGTCCACTCTGGTCTGCATCCAGGGCGAGGCATTCTCCGTTGACGGCTACGTATTGGCATTGAATGGCTTCGACGTCGTCCTTGGTGTGACGTGGCTGAAGACCTTGGGGCCGATCACTTGGTCTTTCAACGCCCTCACTATGGCCTTCCAATACCAAGGGTGTGACTTGTTGTGGCATGGCATCGGTGGTGGAAATGTTGATTTGGTAGCCCTGACAGCCACTCGGGATCTCATGGACGCCCTTCTGCTCAAATATGGCAGCATTTTTGCAGAGCCCCGTGGCCTTCCTCCGCAGCTCCTACAGGATCACCGGATTCATCTACTACCAGGTTCTACTCCTGTTGCTGTGTGCCCCTATCATTATCCTCAGCTACTAAAAGATGATATTGAACGGCAATGCGAAGATATGTTGGGCCAGGGGATCATTCGTGCTTCGACCTCGCCTTTTTCCTCTCTGGTTCTTCTCGTCTGCAAGCACGACGGCAGTTGGCATTTCTGCATGGACTACCGCGAGCTCAATGCCTTGACCGTAAAGGACAAATTCCCAATTTCGGTCGTTGATGAACTCCTGGACAAACTCCGCGGCGCCAAGTTCTTCACGAAGATTAATCTCCGCAACGGGTACCATCAGGTGCGGATGCACCTAGATGATATTGTCAAGACAGTGTTCCGCACTCATCATGGCCACTTTGAATTCTTGGTCATGCCCTTTGGCTTGACAAATGCGTCGGCGACATTCCAAGCACTCATGAACACCGTCCTCAAGCTCTTCCTCTGCCGGTTTGTCTTGGTTTTCTTTGATGACATCCTTATTTATAGTTCTTCCTGGACTGAGCACTTGCAGCATGTGGAGATGGTGCTTCAACAGTTGCAGGAGCACAACCTGTTCGCCAAGCAATCCAAGTGCTTCTTTGGCGAAACTTTGGTGGCATACTTGGGCCATATTATTTCAGCAGCTGGTGTCTCCATGGATTCTGCGAAAGTCGCTGCGGTTGAGGCCTGGCCGCGCCCTTGTTCACTGCGTGCGCTGCGTGGATTCTTGGGCCTCACCGATTATTACCGTAAGTTCATCGCTGGCTATGGCGCAGTGGTCGGGCCATTGACGATGCTACTAAAGGGTAAGGCGTTCCGCTGGTCAGGTGCTACAGAGGACGCGTTCATTGCTCTGAAACAGGCCCTCACGCCTGCACCGGTGCTACACCTTCCTGATTTTAGTAAACTGTTTGTGGTGGATTGCGATGCTTCCGGTGCGGGTTTCGGTGCTATTCTCCATCAAGGCGAGGGTCCTGTTGCTTTCTTCAGCCAGGCTGTGGCTCCCATCACGCCAAGTTACCAGCTTATGAGTGTGAGTTGA